One window of Curtobacterium sp. 458 genomic DNA carries:
- the rplW gene encoding 50S ribosomal protein L23, protein MSGFNKDPRDIIISPVVSEKSYGLIDQGKYTFIVDPRSNKTEIKLAIEKIFDVKVASINTLNRPGKTRRTRFGMGKRKDTKRAIVTLKSGSIDIFTAVG, encoded by the coding sequence ATGAGCGGCTTCAACAAGGACCCGCGCGACATCATCATCTCGCCGGTCGTCTCGGAGAAGAGCTACGGCCTGATCGACCAGGGCAAGTACACGTTCATCGTGGACCCCCGTTCGAACAAGACCGAGATCAAGCTCGCCATCGAGAAGATCTTCGACGTCAAGGTCGCGAGCATCAACACGCTGAACCGTCCGGGCAAGACCCGTCGCACGCGTTTCGGCATGGGCAAGCGCAAGGACACCAAGCGCGCCATCGTGACGCTCAAGTCCGGTTCGATCGACATCTTCACGGCTGTCGGCTGA
- the rplB gene encoding 50S ribosomal protein L2: MAIRNYKPTTPGRRGSSVADFAEITRSTPEKSLLRPLPKTGGRNSSGRITTRHIGGGHKRQYRVIDFRRHDKDGVDAKVAHIEYDPNRTARIALLHYVDGTKRYIIAPNKLKQGDVVEQGPGADIKPGNNLPLRNIPVGTVIHAIELRPGGGAKMARSAGASVRLVAKDGPYAQLRLPSGEVRNVDARCRATIGEVGNAEQSNINWGKAGRMRWKGVRPTVRGVAMNPVDHPHGGGEGKTSGGRHPVSPWGQAEGRTRKPNKPSDKLIVRRRNAGKKRK, translated from the coding sequence ATGGCTATTCGTAACTACAAGCCGACGACCCCCGGTCGTCGCGGCTCGTCGGTCGCCGACTTCGCCGAGATCACCCGTTCGACGCCGGAGAAGTCGCTGCTTCGTCCGCTGCCGAAGACCGGTGGGCGCAACAGCTCCGGCCGCATCACGACCCGTCACATCGGTGGTGGCCACAAGCGCCAGTACCGCGTGATCGACTTCCGTCGTCACGACAAGGACGGCGTCGACGCCAAGGTCGCACACATCGAGTACGACCCGAACCGCACCGCGCGCATCGCGCTCCTGCACTACGTGGACGGCACGAAGCGCTACATCATCGCGCCGAACAAGCTCAAGCAGGGCGACGTCGTCGAGCAGGGCCCCGGCGCCGACATCAAGCCCGGCAACAACCTGCCGCTGCGCAACATCCCCGTCGGTACCGTGATCCACGCGATCGAGCTCCGCCCCGGTGGCGGCGCGAAGATGGCCCGGTCCGCCGGTGCCTCGGTGCGTCTCGTCGCCAAGGACGGCCCCTACGCGCAGCTCCGCCTGCCGTCGGGCGAGGTCCGCAACGTCGACGCCCGCTGCCGCGCCACCATCGGCGAGGTCGGCAACGCCGAGCAGTCCAACATCAACTGGGGCAAGGCCGGCCGCATGCGCTGGAAGGGCGTTCGCCCGACCGTGCGTGGTGTCGCCATGAACCCGGTCGACCACCCGCACGGTGGTGGTGAGGGCAAGACCTCCGGTGGTCGTCACCCGGTCAGCCCGTGGGGTCAGGCCGAGGGCCGGACGCGCAAGCCGAACAAGCCGAGCGACAAGCTCATCGTCCGTCGCCGTAACGCCGGCAAGAAGCGCAAGTAG
- the rplC gene encoding 50S ribosomal protein L3 has protein sequence MANSTKTVKGLLGKKLGMTQVWDENNKFIPVTVIEVGPNVVTQIRNVERDGYEAIQIAAGAIDPRKVNKPTAGHFEAAGVTPRRTLTEIRTNDSAEYTLGQELTVDTFEAGQKVDVVGTSKGKGFAGVMKRHGFAGVSASHGAHRNHRKPGSIGASSTPSRVFKGMRMAGRMGGERVTVLNLTVHAVDAEKGLLLVKGAVPGARGRSVFVRTAVKGK, from the coding sequence ATGGCGAACTCCACCAAGACCGTCAAGGGCCTCCTCGGCAAGAAGCTCGGGATGACCCAGGTGTGGGATGAGAACAACAAGTTCATCCCCGTGACCGTGATCGAGGTCGGCCCGAACGTGGTCACCCAGATCCGCAACGTCGAGCGCGACGGCTACGAGGCGATCCAGATCGCCGCCGGTGCCATCGACCCGCGCAAGGTCAACAAGCCGACCGCCGGCCACTTCGAGGCCGCAGGCGTGACCCCGCGTCGCACCCTCACCGAGATCCGTACCAACGACTCCGCTGAGTACACGCTCGGCCAGGAGCTCACCGTCGACACGTTCGAGGCGGGCCAGAAGGTCGACGTCGTCGGTACCTCCAAGGGCAAGGGCTTCGCCGGTGTCATGAAGCGTCACGGCTTCGCCGGCGTTTCCGCATCGCACGGTGCGCACCGCAACCACCGCAAGCCCGGTTCGATCGGCGCCTCGTCGACCCCGTCGCGTGTCTTCAAGGGCATGCGCATGGCCGGTCGCATGGGTGGCGAGCGCGTGACCGTCCTCAACCTCACGGTGCACGCCGTCGACGCCGAGAAGGGTCTGCTGCTCGTCAAGGGCGCCGTCCCCGGTGCTCGTGGCCGCTCCGTCTTCGTCCGCACCGCCGTGAAGGGTAAGTGA
- the rpmC gene encoding 50S ribosomal protein L29, translating into MAIGSKELRPTELDTFENERLADELKKAKEELFNLRFQSATGQLESHGRLRAVKRDIARIYTVLRERELGIRATPAPVETAPKAKKSTKKADKPAESTEAETAEEN; encoded by the coding sequence ATGGCGATCGGTTCCAAGGAGCTCCGTCCGACTGAGCTCGACACGTTCGAGAACGAGCGGCTCGCCGACGAGCTGAAGAAGGCCAAGGAGGAGCTGTTCAACCTCCGCTTCCAGTCGGCCACCGGCCAGCTGGAGAGCCACGGTCGTCTTCGTGCCGTCAAGCGCGACATCGCCCGCATCTACACCGTCCTCCGCGAGCGCGAGCTCGGCATCCGTGCCACCCCCGCGCCCGTCGAGACCGCCCCGAAGGCCAAGAAGTCGACGAAGAAGGCTGACAAGCCCGCCGAGTCGACCGAGGCCGAGACCGCCGAGGAGAACTGA
- the rpsS gene encoding 30S ribosomal protein S19 — MPRSLKKGPFVDEHLLRKVVTQNEANTKNVIRTWSRRSMIVPNMLGHTIAVHDGRKHIPVFVTESMVGHKLGEFAPTRTFRGHVKDDKKGRRR; from the coding sequence ATGCCACGCAGTCTGAAGAAGGGCCCCTTCGTCGACGAGCACCTGCTCCGCAAGGTCGTCACGCAGAACGAGGCCAACACCAAGAACGTGATCCGCACCTGGTCGCGTCGCTCGATGATCGTCCCGAACATGCTCGGGCACACGATCGCCGTGCACGACGGCCGCAAGCACATCCCGGTGTTCGTCACCGAGTCGATGGTCGGTCACAAGCTCGGCGAGTTCGCGCCGACCCGCACCTTCCGTGGTCACGTGAAGGACGACAAGAAGGGCCGTCGCCGCTAA
- the rpsC gene encoding 30S ribosomal protein S3 yields the protein MGQKVNPYGFRLGITTDHVSHWFTDSTKAGQRYADYVAEDIKVREYLKKTLDRAGVARIELERTRDRVRVDIHTARPGIVIGRRGAEAERVRGELEKLTKKQIQLNILEVKNPETEAQLVAQGIAEQLSARVAFRRAMRKGLQGAQRAGAKGVRIQVSGRLGGAEMSRSEFYREGRVPLHTLRANIDYGFYEARTTFGRIGVKVWIYKGDITNKELAREQANQRSSRPERRGGPRGERGDRRGGDRGGRQQQAPQDAPAGAGVEA from the coding sequence ATGGGCCAGAAGGTCAACCCGTACGGCTTCCGTCTCGGGATCACGACGGACCACGTCTCGCACTGGTTCACCGACAGCACCAAGGCCGGTCAGCGCTACGCCGACTACGTGGCCGAGGACATCAAGGTGCGCGAGTACCTGAAGAAGACCCTCGACCGTGCCGGCGTCGCCCGCATCGAGCTCGAGCGCACCCGTGACCGTGTCCGCGTGGACATCCACACGGCGCGTCCGGGCATCGTCATCGGTCGTCGCGGTGCCGAGGCCGAGCGCGTCCGCGGTGAGCTCGAGAAGCTCACCAAGAAGCAGATCCAGCTCAACATCCTCGAGGTCAAGAACCCCGAGACCGAGGCCCAGCTGGTCGCGCAGGGCATCGCCGAGCAGCTCTCCGCCCGTGTCGCGTTCCGTCGCGCCATGCGCAAGGGCCTGCAGGGTGCACAGCGCGCCGGCGCCAAGGGTGTCCGCATCCAGGTGTCGGGTCGTCTCGGCGGCGCCGAGATGTCGCGCTCGGAGTTCTACCGCGAGGGCCGCGTGCCCCTGCACACGCTCCGCGCGAACATCGACTACGGCTTCTACGAGGCCCGGACCACGTTCGGCCGCATCGGCGTGAAGGTCTGGATCTACAAGGGCGACATCACGAACAAGGAGCTCGCTCGCGAGCAGGCGAACCAGCGTTCGTCGCGCCCGGAGCGTCGTGGCGGCCCCCGTGGCGAGCGCGGCGACCGTCGTGGCGGCGACCGTGGCGGCCGTCAGCAGCAGGCCCCGCAGGACGCGCCGGCCGGCGCAGGAGTTGAGGCGTAA
- the rplV gene encoding 50S ribosomal protein L22: MVESIARVRHIRVTPQKARRVIELIRGKQAHEALAILKFAPQAASEPVYKLVASAIANARVKADSTNSFLDERDLYVSRVFVDEGTTLKRFQPRAQGRAFRINKRTSHITVVLATPEEAEAAATSKKASK, encoded by the coding sequence ATGGTGGAGTCGATCGCACGCGTGCGACACATCCGCGTCACGCCTCAGAAGGCCCGTCGCGTCATCGAGCTGATCCGCGGCAAGCAGGCCCACGAGGCGCTCGCCATCCTGAAGTTCGCGCCGCAGGCCGCTTCGGAGCCCGTGTACAAGCTGGTCGCCTCGGCGATCGCGAACGCCCGGGTGAAGGCGGACTCGACGAACAGCTTCCTCGACGAGCGCGACCTCTACGTGAGCCGCGTCTTCGTCGACGAGGGCACGACCCTGAAGCGGTTCCAGCCGCGTGCCCAGGGCCGCGCCTTCCGCATCAACAAGCGCACCAGCCACATCACGGTCGTCCTCGCGACGCCGGAAGAGGCTGAGGCCGCCGCGACGAGCAAGAAGGCGAGCAAGTAA
- the rplP gene encoding 50S ribosomal protein L16: MLIPRRVKHRKQHHPKRSGQATGGTKVSFGDFGIQALTPAYVTNRQIESARIAMTRHIKRGGKVWINIYPDRPLTKKPAETRMGSGKGSPEWWVANVKPGRVLFELSGVNEDIAREALTRAIHKLPLKARIIKREEGDA, from the coding sequence ATGCTTATCCCCCGTCGAGTCAAGCACCGCAAGCAGCACCACCCGAAGCGTTCGGGTCAGGCGACCGGTGGCACCAAGGTCAGCTTCGGCGACTTCGGTATCCAGGCGCTCACCCCGGCGTACGTGACCAACCGGCAGATCGAGTCCGCTCGTATCGCCATGACCCGTCACATCAAGCGTGGCGGCAAGGTCTGGATCAACATCTACCCGGACCGTCCGCTCACGAAGAAGCCGGCCGAGACCCGCATGGGTTCCGGTAAGGGTTCCCCCGAGTGGTGGGTCGCCAACGTCAAGCCGGGTCGTGTGCTCTTCGAGCTCTCCGGCGTCAACGAGGACATCGCCCGCGAGGCGTTGACCCGTGCAATCCACAAGCTGCCCCTCAAGGCACGCATCATCAAGCGCGAGGAGGGCGACGCATAA
- the rpsQ gene encoding 30S ribosomal protein S17 → MANEENTSAASTRGYRKTRRGYVTSDKMDKTIVVEVEDRVKHALYGKIIRRTSKVKAHDELGTAGVGDLVVISETRPLSASKRWRLVEILEKAK, encoded by the coding sequence ATGGCGAACGAAGAGAACACCTCCGCCGCCTCGACCCGCGGCTACCGCAAGACGCGCCGCGGCTACGTGACGAGCGACAAGATGGACAAGACCATCGTGGTCGAGGTCGAGGACCGCGTGAAGCACGCGCTCTACGGCAAGATCATCCGCCGCACGTCCAAGGTGAAGGCCCACGACGAGCTCGGCACCGCTGGTGTCGGCGACCTCGTCGTGATCAGCGAGACCCGTCCCCTCAGCGCCTCCAAGCGCTGGCGCCTGGTCGAGATCCTCGAGAAGGCCAAGTAG
- the rplD gene encoding 50S ribosomal protein L4, whose amino-acid sequence MATETATTIDVLDATGAVAGSIELPAALFDVETNVPLIHQVVTAQLAAARQGTHKTKNRGEVRGAGRKPFKQKGTGRSRQGSVRAPEHTGGGVVHGPTPRDYSQRTPKKMIAAALLGSLSDRARGGRISAVESFVPAEVPSTKTARTLLEKVAPVKNVLVVLEQDDELTLKSIRNLPGVHALSYGQLNAYDVLKSDALVFSKSALDAFIASKSAKEVSA is encoded by the coding sequence ATGGCCACCGAGACCGCAACCACGATCGACGTCCTCGACGCGACCGGGGCCGTCGCCGGCAGCATCGAGCTGCCCGCCGCGCTCTTCGACGTCGAGACCAACGTCCCGCTGATCCACCAGGTCGTCACCGCGCAGCTCGCCGCCGCGCGTCAGGGCACCCACAAGACCAAGAACCGCGGCGAGGTCCGCGGCGCCGGTCGCAAGCCGTTCAAGCAGAAGGGCACCGGCCGCTCCCGTCAGGGCTCGGTCCGCGCTCCGGAGCACACCGGCGGTGGCGTCGTCCACGGACCGACCCCGCGCGACTACTCGCAGCGCACCCCGAAGAAGATGATCGCCGCTGCTCTGCTCGGCTCGCTCTCGGACCGCGCCCGCGGTGGCCGCATCTCCGCGGTGGAGTCCTTCGTCCCGGCCGAGGTGCCGTCGACCAAGACCGCCCGCACGCTCCTCGAGAAGGTCGCGCCCGTCAAGAACGTGCTCGTCGTGCTCGAGCAGGACGACGAGCTCACGCTCAAGTCGATCCGCAACCTGCCGGGTGTCCACGCACTCTCGTACGGCCAGCTCAACGCCTACGACGTGCTCAAGTCCGACGCCCTCGTCTTCAGCAAGAGCGCACTCGACGCCTTCATCGCGTCGAAGTCCGCGAAGGAGGTCTCCGCATGA